A single genomic interval of Gossypium raimondii isolate GPD5lz chromosome 11, ASM2569854v1, whole genome shotgun sequence harbors:
- the LOC105804500 gene encoding protein CANDIDATE G-PROTEIN COUPLED RECEPTOR 2, producing MQSLESITESPFPQNPNNSSSSSSSSSIGLYGWLVECHGFWHNLALIIPSLLFVLFLGFQAKKNFQKLSHGRSYIMISYYGCLWLVSLLNLVWCFVQAWECTPGKEMAWNILSLFTTSGMLFLEVSLLAFLLQGNHASGLQALTRTFVISGLIVGLDLLLKAIYLFGFGVPLFIDNSEHPRQIKWGLWVVHRLVLTAIYGSILFMYHSKWRERLPARPAFYKYVAFMFILNALELFACALTGNGASFGFWLYSATIVCYHAFYLPLLYITFLADFFEEEDMHLENVYYSEMKDAGFFDADWE from the exons ATGCAATCTCTTGAAAGCATCACAGAATCCCCATTTCCTCAAAACCCTAACaattcttcatcatcatcatcatcttcttcgaTTGGGTTGTATGGATGGCTCGTTGAATGTCATGGATTTTGGCATAACTTAGCACTTATTATCCCTTCTCTCCTCTTTGTTCTGTTTCTGGgttttcaagctaaaaaaaactttcaaaagctCTCTCATGGAAGGTCTTATATCATGATTTCTTATTACGGTTGCCTTTGGCTCGTTAGCTTGCTCAACCTTGTTTGGTGTTTCGTTCAG GCCTGGGAATGCACTCCTGGAAAGGAAATGGCATGGAATATCTTATCATTGTTCACAACTTCTGGGATGCTATTCCTGGAAGTTAGCTTGTTGGCATTTCTACTGCAAGGAAATCATGCTAGTGGGTTGCAAGCTTTGACACGGACATTTGTTATTTCAGGGCTTATTGTTGGTTTGGACTTACTTCTCAag GCTATTTACCTATTTGGATTCGGTGTGCCCTTGTTCATTGACAACTCCGAACATCCACGTCAGATAAAATGGGGTCTGTGGGTTGTTCACAGGCTAGTGCTGACTGCTATTTATGGCTCCATACTGTTTATGTACCATTCTAAGTGGAGAGAAAGGTTACCTG CAAGACCTGCATTCTACAAATATGTTGCCTTCATGTTCATCTTGAATGCACTAGAACTGTTTGCTTGTGCACTAACTGGAAATGGAGCTAGCTTTGGGTTTTG GTTGTACAGCGCCACAATCGTTTGCTACCATGCCTTTTATCTTCCTCTTCTGTATATTACTTTTCTAGCAGATTTTTTTGAG GAGGAAGATATGCATTTAGAGAATGTGTACTACTCAGAGATGAAAGATGCTGGTTTCTTTGATGCTGACTGGGAGTAA
- the LOC105804499 gene encoding beta-hexosaminidase 2 yields the protein MRICGGKRLMFQVSVPPISIFATIICLTLPFLPPILSLQSAVNVWPKPRLVSWPKPLARSLSTNFTINSPYHQNLQPAISRYLRLFRTEHHHPLITPSVNVSTSSPHLQTLSIDISDPAAPLQHGVNETYSLSISEEGETANLTAETAWGAMRGLETFSQLVCGNPSVVPVGLYIWDAPLFAHRGVMLDTSRNYYGVEDILRTIEAMSANKLNVFHWHVTDSHSFPLMVPSEPELAAKGAYGPDMIYSPSDVAKIVQFGLEHGVRVLPEIDSPGHTGSWAEAYPEIVACANMFWLPAGSDWGDRLASEPGTGHLNPLNPKTYQVLKNVIRDVSILFPETFYHGGADEIVPGCWKADPTIQSFIANGGTLSQLLETFVNSTLPYILSLNRTVVYWEDVLLDGIVKVDSSFLPKEHTILQTWNSGTSNTKMIVEAGYRAIVSSSDFYYLDCGHGDFLGNDSQYDQQAGGESLNGGSWCGPFKTWQTIYDYDITYGLSEDEAKLVLGGEVALWSEQADPTVLDARIWPRTSAMAETLWSGNRDEYGKKRSAEATDRLNEWRYRMVSRGVKAEPIQPLWCVRNPGMCNAVESS from the exons ATGAGAATTTGTGGAGGAAAAAGGTTAATGTTCCAAGTTTCTGTTCCTCCCATCTCAATATTTGCCACCATAATCTGCCTAACTTTACCTTTTCTACCACCAATCTTATCCCTACAATCTGCAGTGAATGTTTGGCCTAAACCAAGGCTGGTTTCATGGCCAAAACCACTTGCCAGATCCCTTTCTACAAACTTCACCATCAATTCTCCTTACCATCAAAACCTCCAACCGGCTATCAGCCGTTACCTCCGCCTCTTCCGGACCGAGCACCACCATCCCCTTATCACCCCTTCCGTCAATGTTTCCACCTCATCCCCTCATTTGCAAACTCTTTCCATCGATATATCAGATCCCGCAGCACCCCTTCAACATGGGGTCAATGAGACCTACTCCCTCTCCATTTCTGAAGAAGGTGAAACAGCCAATTTGACAGCCGAAACCGCATGGGGTGCGATGAGGGGTTTAGAGACGTTTTCGCAGTTGGTATGCGGCAATCCATCGGTTGTCCCCGTTGGCTTGTATATCTGGGATGCTCCCTTGTTTGCACACAGGGGAGTCATGTTGGATACATCAAGGAATTATTATGGGGTTGAAGACATATTAAGGACTATTGAAGCAATGAGTGCTAACAAGCTTAATGTATTCCATTGGCATGTTACTGATTCGCATTCATTTCCTCTGATGGTGCCTTCGGAGCCTGAGCTTGCTGCCAAGGGAGCTTATGGACCTGACATGATATATTCTCCCTCAGATGTGGCTAAGATTGTTCAGTTCGGGTTGGAACATGGGGTTAGAGTCCTACCGGAAATCGATTCACCAG GGCATACAGGTTCATGGGCAGAAGCCTATCCGGAAATAGTTGCATGTGCAAACATGTTCTGGTTGCCGGCCGGAAGTGATTGGGGTGATaggcttgcatctgagccaggAACTGGCCACTTAAACCCCTTGAACCCCAAAACTTACCAAGTTCTCAAGAACGTAATCCGTGATGTATCTATCTTATTCCCTGAAACATTCTACCATGGTGGAGCTGATGAGATAGTTCCTGGATGTTGGAAAGCTGATCCGACCATTCAATCTTTCATCGCCAATGGTGGAACCCTCAGCCAGCTGCTGGAAACCTTTGTTAACTCTACTTTGCCTTACATTCTTTCCCTCAATCGTACCGTGGTCTATTGGGAGGATGTTTTATTAGATGGTATTGTGAAAGTAGACTCCTCATTTCTTCCAAAGGAGCATACCATTTTGCAAACATGGAACAGTGGTACAAGCAACACCAAAATGATCGTTGAAGCCGGATACCGGGCGATCGTATCATCTTCAGACTTCTATTATTTGGACTGTGGCCATGGAGATTTTCTAGGGAATGATAGCCAATATGATCAGCAAGCAGGGGGCGAATCTTTAAATGGGGGGTCTTGGTGTGGACCATTTAAAACATGGCAAACTATTTATGACTATGACATAACTTATGGTTTGAGTGAAGATGAAGCCAAATTGGTGCTTGGTGGTGAGGTGGCATTGTGGTCGGAACAAGCTGACCCTACAGTTTTGGATGCAAGGATTTGGCCAAGAACTTCAGCAATGGCCGAGACATTGTGGTCAGGGAACCGCGATGAGTATGGGAAAAAGAGATCTGCCGAGGCAACCGATAGGTTGAACGAGTGGAGGTATAGGATGGTAAGTAGAGGGGTCAAGGCTGAACCAATTCAACCACTGTGGTGCGTTAGAAATCCAGGGATGTGCAACGCAGTCGAGTCATCCTGA